GTAGTCAGAGGAATTGTACATGCTAACCGCTCTGAAAATTACCTGAAAGAACACAAATTATCCACCACAAAAAAATTAGAAAAAGTATACCTTCTGGCTGGTCCTGCTTTCTTTGAAACCGCAGGCGGAGGAATTTCCGATGCCATTTCAGAAGTAAAAAAGAAATAATGAACTAGTTTCATTACATTGTTGATCCGGCCCTCTTTTTATAAGGGGGCTTTTTGTTATATTTATGGATATAGATTTTAATATGAGAAAAAAAGACAACCCATACATAAGAAAGACAGCGAATAATTTACTTACAAATCAATTGAGAAAGTTGTTTTTTGATAATGATATGAATTTAAAGGAAAATCCATCTACTGCTGATGAAGATATGGGAATTGATTATTTTTTTGAGGTTTTTGATGATTGTAATTCAAAGGAAACTAAGCATTTATTTTTCTTATATAATCAAAATAAGGGAACGGAAAATCTAAGGATTATTAAAACTAAGAATGATGAGAATTTTGGAAAAATTGCTTTTTCATTATCAATTAGACATGTTGAATATTTTTATTATGAGCTAGATGAAAGATTGTTATTTACAATATGTGATATTAAAAATGATAAAGTTTATTGGTATGATATTCAAAATGACCATTTATTAGCTGAAAGAATTATTGAACAAAAAAATAAATCAATAAACTCCATAATAATATATATACCTCTAGAAAATATTTTAAATGAAATAACTTTTCCTACATTATTAAAGAATCTTAATTACGCAAAATATAATCAAACAAGAAAAAAAGATAATTTTAGCAATGCTACAGCCGACTACTCTGAAACTGAACAAGTTAATATAAAAAATATTTCAGATAAAATTCTGTATACAATAAATTTATTTGAAGGCATAAAAGTTCTTCCTGAAAATGTGATTTGTCAATTACATCCTTTTAAAGGATCCCAAGGAAGAACTAATATTTTTGAATCAACTTTTGAAACAGATAATGAAGATTTTTTTGAGTTTATGAATTCAATTTTTTTTGAAAATAATGATTTAAAGATTTTAAATGATCCAGACACAAATAGTACAAAGCTAAGAGAGATAATTGATTTTTTTCAAGTTAATGAAATATACCATATAAGATGGTCTGGAAAAAAGATGAAAAAGCAAATTTGTGTTCATAAGTTATTCCATTATTCAGAATGTGATTGTGAAAGATGTAATTTAGAGCGATTGAATCTTGTAAGAACTCAAAAACTTTTAAGAATTGATAAAGATGATACGGTTAACGCTCTTTTAAGAAAGGGTTATACCCATTATTTGTTAGGAAATTATATTGATGCTTATAAGGTGTTTTTTAGAATATATAAAGAGGCTAACAAAAAGCAAACTCCAGTTAATTATACAATTTCTAAATATAATCTAATTAAACTTAGAGGGTTTATTAGTTCATTTTATTATGAAGAAAATAGGAATGAAATTCTTAAAGAATTGGAAAAAATTAGATTTGAGAATGATGAAAGATTTATAAAAGAGCATGCTCCATATTTTGTAGACATATATAAAAATATTAAAGAACAGAAGTTTTATGATAATGTAATATCTAAAATTGACGAAAGTTTCTTGAAAATACAAAAATTTTATTATAAAGATAATAATGGAGGTAGTGGGTCTAATAATGCATACTATAAGTTAGAATCTTCCTTTTTAAGGTTTAATTCTTATATACATAATAACTTTATTATTTTTAATTACTACCAAGAATATACAGATTTATCAAAAAAAATTTTAGAAAGTTTATTGATACTTCATACGTTAAAAAACTCACAAACAGAAAAATATGAATTATTTGATTGGTATATTTTAGAAATTTGGATTTTCCATATAGAAGAGGAGCACATATCTTATCTATTAAAAAAATATGAAATTACTAATCTAAGAGTTAACCATAATATTTTAGATAGATTAGAATTATTAATAAATAATTTGTTTGATTCATATTCTGAATTTTCCAAACATTCAAGTATTTTCAGACCAATTAGGTTAGGTAAAATAATTAATAATATTATTGTTATTTTAAGTTTAATCAATGTTGACAACAACGAAAAAGAGAATTTAGTTTTAAAAATTCTAAGCAATTCTGATAAACTAAAAGAGTATAACTTGATACCTTTTGATGGGTTATATTTTTATGCAATGAAAAAAGAGACTTGTGTTAATAAGAAAACCTTAGAAAAGATATTTAATATTTTTATGTTAAATAATCAAAGATATAATTATATAGCTGTTCTGGAAAAATATTTTGAATTATGTGATGAAAATGAGATTGAAAAAATACTAAAAAGTATTTTCAAGATAAATGATTTTTTAGATATCAATACTGAAAATGAATATTTTGAAGATTTATTATATTCCTTTTCTCTTTTAAGTAAAGATAGTAAAGAAAAGTTGAAAAATAAATTTGATGATATCTTATCAGAAAATTTTGATTTTTCATTGTATACAGATTTATTACTATATGATTTAATTGATTTAGATAGAACAAAGTTTGATAACTATTTATCTTATATAGTAGACATGTCAGAATTTGATGAGAAAAGATTTCCTTTTCATTCATTTCAAAACTTAAATTTATATAATATTATGAGTGTTGTTTTTAAGTATGGATTAGAAGTGAATGAGGTAATAAAGTTTCAAATAAATAAGGTATATTATAAAGAAAAAGATTATTTTGAATGGTTGATGGATATTGATAATTTTGATTATTCAAAGTTTGATTCATACTGGATTCTTAGAAGTAGAACAAAATATTATAAAGAAAGATTTAGAAAATCAAGTAGATTAAAAGAGGAATTAGTAAAATCATTAAAAGATAATTATATTGAAGGCGTAGCTAAAATGTATTTTAGAGAACTTATTTAGCGAACAAATTTAGTTGCTATTAAAACTTTTCCCCAAGTCAAAAAAAATCCCGATTTTTGCACTCCTCCAATAAACCCATGTTCATGAAATTATGTATTGCCGAGAAACCCAGTGTTGCCAGAGATATTGCTAAAGTATTGGGCGCTACCATGCCTAAACAAGGCTATATGGAAGGAAACGGCTATTGCGTAACATGGACGTTCGGACACCTTTGCACCCTGAAAGAACCTCACGATTACGGTCCACAGTTCAAATCCTGGAATCTTTTTTCACTACCCATTATTCCCAATAGTTTTGGAATCAAACTAATCCCGAATAAAGGTGTTGAAAATCAGTTTAAAGTCATTGAAAGATTAGTGGAAGAATGTGATGAGGTCATTAACTGCGGGGATGCCGGGCAAGAGGGAGAACTCATTCAGCGCTGGGTATTGCAGAAGGCAAAATGCAACAAACCGATCCAGCGTTTATGGATTTCTTCCTTGACGGAAGATGCTATTAAAGAAGGCTTTGCGAGTTTAAAGCCTGCGGAAGATTACAAGAATCTGTATCTGGCCGGAAATGCCAGAGCCATAGGAGATTGGTTATTGGGAATTAATGCCACTAGGCTGTTTACCAAGAAATTTGGAGGGAATAAAGCTGTCCTTTCCATTGGAAGAGTGCAAACTCCCACATTAGCAATGCTGGTACAGCGTCAGAAAGAAATTGATGCTTTTACCACAGAAGAATATTGGGAACTCAAAACCAAATATCGTGACGTAATTTTCAATGCAGCGATCGACCGTTTAAAAACGTTGGAGCGTGCTGAAAAAGGACTGGAATACCTTAAAGTAAATCCATTTGAAATCGTTTCTTTCGAAATTAAAGAAGGAAAAGAAAAAAATCCACGACTTTTCGATTTGACCGGACTTCAGGTGGAAGCCAATAAAAAATACGGATATTCAGCAGAAAATACCTTAAATTATATTCAAAGTCTTTATGAAAAGAAGCACGTAACCTACCCCCGTGTAGATACCACTTACCTATCCGAAAGTTTGTATCCGAAAATAACAGGAATTCTTCAGAAAATGTATCCTTACCAGGATCTGATTGCTCCATTACTGGAAGCTCCGATTCCGAAATCAAAAGCTGTTTTCGACGATGCTAAAGTAACTGATCACCATGCCATTATTCCTACAGAAATTCCACCTTCTCAGAATTTGAGCAGGGAAGAGAAACTGATTTATGATCTGATTGCCAAACGTTTTATTGCTGTATTCTATCCGGAATGTAAAATTTCCAATACTTTGGTAGAAGGAAAAGTAGGAACCATTCCTTTCAAAACCAGTGGAAGACAGGTTCTTGAAGCGGGATGGAGAGCTGTTTACGCTAAAGAGCCTAAAGAAGAAACCACCGATAAGGAAAAAGAAAAAGAGGAAGAACAAACCATTCCTGAATTTATTGTGGGAGAAACCGGACCGCACGATCCAATGATCCACCAGGGAAAAACGACCCCTCCCAAACCTTACACAGAAGCAACACTGCTGAGAGCGATGGAAACCGCCGGAAAACAGGTTGAAGATGAAGAACTACGAGAAATGCTGAAGAACAACGGGATCGGAAGACCCTCCACCCGTGCCAACATCATTGAAACCCTTTTCAAAAGAAAATACATCGAGAAGAAAAGAAAAAATCTGATCGCTACCCAAACCGGAATCCAGCTGATTGACACCATTGAAGATGAGCTGTTAAAAAGCCCTGAGCTTACCGGAGAATGGGAATCTAAACTTCGTAAAATTGAAAAAGGAGAATATGAAGCCAATCTTTTCAAAGAAGAACTTATTCAGATGGTTACAGAACTGACGGAGAAAGTGGTGTACGGAAAAGGAAAAGTGATTACCCTTCAGGAAGAGGAAAAAGAAGAAGTAAAGGAGAAGAAAAAAGAGAACCTGCCCAGAAAAAAGAATTGCAGTCCTGGGAAGAAACAAAATGCCCGAAATGTAAAGAACATAACCTTATCAAAGGGAAAACTGCCGTTGGCTGCTCCGATTTCAAAAACTGTGGCTTTAAAATTACTTTCGAAATTTTTGGTAAAAAATTATCAGATAAACAGCTTTTAGATCTTGTATTAAAAGGGAAAACATCAAAATTAAAAGGTTTTTCCACCCACCCGGAAGCTATCATAGAAGGTGTTTTGTCTTTGAGTGATGACTTTCAGACTCAGCTTAGCTAAAGCAATTTTGACATTACCTATTTTTATCTAAGATATTCCCTCCCTTGAAGAGGTGGCGAAAATTCAAAGAATTTTTGACGGAGTGGTCTTACACGTAAAATCATCAAGAGCAAAAAATTAGCTTAGCACTGTATAAATCTGCGGGTAAAAGATTCTCAAAAATCTATTTCTCCTTTGAAGCGAGGCGTTTTCTGATCGTACTTACAAATTCTTTTGAAACCCCAAGATAAGAAGCAATATAGTATTGTGCTACTCTTTGCGGGATTGAAGGATATACTTTAATAAACTCAAGGTATCGGTCTGATGCGGTTTTGGAAATCGTATTGACCAATCGGCTCTGCAGGGTTGCCAGATTCCTTTGAACGAGCATTCTGAAAACTCTTTCGAATTTAGGAATCTTCTGCAGTAATTTTTCTTTCGTTGATGGATTCAACATATAGATTTCCGAATCTTCCAGGGTTTCAATATAAACCTTCGAAGGTTTTTGTTCCTGAAATGAGGCAATATCACTGATCCACCAGTCTTCGATAGCAAACAACAGCGTTACTTCAGAACCATTATCATCCAAACAATACATTCTCACACATCCTTTGTGAATATACCCTTCAAACTGGCAGATTTCTCCTTCTCTGAGTAAAACTGTTTTCTTTGGAAACAACTGGCAGGCAAGCAGATCTGTAAAAAAAATTTCTTCTTCAGAGGTGATTGAGACAAATCTTGTAATGTTTTTGA
The nucleotide sequence above comes from Chryseobacterium sp. 7. Encoded proteins:
- a CDS encoding Crp/Fnr family transcriptional regulator codes for the protein MFENIIKNITRFVSITSEEEIFFTDLLACQLFPKKTVLLREGEICQFEGYIHKGCVRMYCLDDNGSEVTLLFAIEDWWISDIASFQEQKPSKVYIETLEDSEIYMLNPSTKEKLLQKIPKFERVFRMLVQRNLATLQSRLVNTISKTASDRYLEFIKVYPSIPQRVAQYYIASYLGVSKEFVSTIRKRLASKEK
- a CDS encoding DNA topoisomerase 3, translating into MKLCIAEKPSVARDIAKVLGATMPKQGYMEGNGYCVTWTFGHLCTLKEPHDYGPQFKSWNLFSLPIIPNSFGIKLIPNKGVENQFKVIERLVEECDEVINCGDAGQEGELIQRWVLQKAKCNKPIQRLWISSLTEDAIKEGFASLKPAEDYKNLYLAGNARAIGDWLLGINATRLFTKKFGGNKAVLSIGRVQTPTLAMLVQRQKEIDAFTTEEYWELKTKYRDVIFNAAIDRLKTLERAEKGLEYLKVNPFEIVSFEIKEGKEKNPRLFDLTGLQVEANKKYGYSAENTLNYIQSLYEKKHVTYPRVDTTYLSESLYPKITGILQKMYPYQDLIAPLLEAPIPKSKAVFDDAKVTDHHAIIPTEIPPSQNLSREEKLIYDLIAKRFIAVFYPECKISNTLVEGKVGTIPFKTSGRQVLEAGWRAVYAKEPKEETTDKEKEKEEEQTIPEFIVGETGPHDPMIHQGKTTPPKPYTEATLLRAMETAGKQVEDEELREMLKNNGIGRPSTRANIIETLFKRKYIEKKRKNLIATQTGIQLIDTIEDELLKSPELTGEWESKLRKIEKGEYEANLFKEELIQMVTELTEKVVYGKGKVITLQEEEKEEVKEKKKENLPRKKNCSPGKKQNARNVKNITLSKGKLPLAAPISKTVALKLLSKFLVKNYQINSF
- a CDS encoding DUF4365 domain-containing protein, giving the protein MRKKDNPYIRKTANNLLTNQLRKLFFDNDMNLKENPSTADEDMGIDYFFEVFDDCNSKETKHLFFLYNQNKGTENLRIIKTKNDENFGKIAFSLSIRHVEYFYYELDERLLFTICDIKNDKVYWYDIQNDHLLAERIIEQKNKSINSIIIYIPLENILNEITFPTLLKNLNYAKYNQTRKKDNFSNATADYSETEQVNIKNISDKILYTINLFEGIKVLPENVICQLHPFKGSQGRTNIFESTFETDNEDFFEFMNSIFFENNDLKILNDPDTNSTKLREIIDFFQVNEIYHIRWSGKKMKKQICVHKLFHYSECDCERCNLERLNLVRTQKLLRIDKDDTVNALLRKGYTHYLLGNYIDAYKVFFRIYKEANKKQTPVNYTISKYNLIKLRGFISSFYYEENRNEILKELEKIRFENDERFIKEHAPYFVDIYKNIKEQKFYDNVISKIDESFLKIQKFYYKDNNGGSGSNNAYYKLESSFLRFNSYIHNNFIIFNYYQEYTDLSKKILESLLILHTLKNSQTEKYELFDWYILEIWIFHIEEEHISYLLKKYEITNLRVNHNILDRLELLINNLFDSYSEFSKHSSIFRPIRLGKIINNIIVILSLINVDNNEKENLVLKILSNSDKLKEYNLIPFDGLYFYAMKKETCVNKKTLEKIFNIFMLNNQRYNYIAVLEKYFELCDENEIEKILKSIFKINDFLDINTENEYFEDLLYSFSLLSKDSKEKLKNKFDDILSENFDFSLYTDLLLYDLIDLDRTKFDNYLSYIVDMSEFDEKRFPFHSFQNLNLYNIMSVVFKYGLEVNEVIKFQINKVYYKEKDYFEWLMDIDNFDYSKFDSYWILRSRTKYYKERFRKSSRLKEELVKSLKDNYIEGVAKMYFRELI